The region TTACTCTTTAAAAGTCACCTATTGTAATTAGGAAATAGTTTTTAAATTATTAGCTAATGACTTTATTACTTGTAAGCAAATATATATGCTTTTTGAAAATAGAAAGTATGCATTTTCATTACTCTTAGTAAGAGAAATAAATATATTAAAAAAATAGTTTTCATTACATAAAACTGAAAGACAATATTATTTTCTTGCGTAAATTGGTTTCTGGAGGCTCAAATCATAGTTTTGGTATTCATGTTGCTAAATTAGCTGGAATGCCAAATATGGTGATCCATAGAGCGAATAAAATATTGGCACAATTAGAAAAAAACAACAAAAACGAAGACGTTAAAAATGCGTTAAAACAAACACAACATGAAGAAATGCAGCTCAGCTTTTTTCAGTTAGATGATCCGCTTTTAGAAAATATTCGTGAAGAAATCTTAACCATAAATATTGATACCTTAACGCCTATTGAAGCCTTAATGAAATTGAATGAGATTAAGCGAATGTTGGTTAAAAAATAGTTAGATGTTTTTAAACCCAAGAGTAAACGATTATTAATCTTATCTAGTAATTTTTGAAACTACATTTTTAAATCGTTCTTTTTAACGCTAATAATTTATTAGTAGCACTAATATAACTGTTGTAAATAGATTCAAATTGCATCAATTCATTTAAACTATAAGGTGCTTTTGTAGCAGTACCAATAATTTTATCTCCATTTTTTAAACGAATCGACTTAAAAACATTTTCAGACGTATGGTTAACAATAGTTCCTTTAAACGTATTAACTTGAACGATTTCATTCGCTAACAATCGTTTTTCTCCAGAAAGTTTGTCAAAAAAATACACCTCAGCGTTTATCTCATTTACACCTCTCATCCTTTTTACAAGATTTGCTTCTACATAAAACATAAATTCTGAAGAGGGTCTGCACTCAAACTGCTGTTTAGAGAGCATTTCAACGATGTTTATTTCTTCTAAATTTAAACGGGATTCCGGGTTTGTTTTGTTTTTTGTGCTAAAGGATTTTGCACTAAAGGAAAAGATTCCAATCAGCAACACAGCGATTGCCATGACTTTTTTTAGAGATTTCATGTTGGGGAATTTTATATTTATGAGGTAAAGTTACTCGTTTTGTAATCCTTATACAAGTTACAAGAAAAATTTTAATCATTTAAAATAGTGTATAAATTCAATTTTACAAGTAGTTTTGAATTAATTTACTATAATTACTATTATCTTTGTCATCTCATGAACGTATATTTTTTATTTATTGGAGGTCCTGAAATTTTTGTCATCATGTTAATTGTGGTGATGGTTTTTGGTGCAGATAAAATTCCTGACATTGCAAGAGGTTTGGGCAAAGGAATTCGTCAAGTAAAAGATGCAACCAATGACATTAAGAGAGAAATTAATGACAGTTCTAAAGAACATGGTTTAGATAATAGCATCGGAAAAGACATCAAAAAAGAAATCGATAGTGTAAAAGAAAATATCGATGATTTAACGGGTCCTATTAAAAGACAGTTATAAGTTTCTGCTATTTTTTATTTTCTTAGAACTTCATTGAAATTACTGAGTTTTGCAAGAAACTAAATGAAACATAGTACATAAAAAAAATTACTTTACTCTACTAATTGTCAAACCGTCTCTTATGGGCAGTAATACAGTTTCTATTCGGTCATCTGTATTTAAAAGTTTGTTATAAGCCAAAAGTACTTTTGTATCCAAATCTTTAGGATTTAATTCTTCTACAACTTTGCCGCTCCACAAAACATTATCCGATAGAATAATACCTCCAGGATTCATTTTATCAATAATCAGATGAAAATAATTTACGTAATTAGATTTATCAGCATCGATAAAAACCAAATCGAATTTCTCTTTTATTGTAGGAATAATCTCTAAAGCATTTCCTACTTTTTGTTCAATTTGATGTCTAAAACCAGATTTCTCAAAGTATTTATTTTGCAAAGTTTCTAATTCTTCATTTTTATCGATGGTAATAATTTTTCCTTTGGATGCCAATCCTTCTGCAAAACACAACGCAGAATATCCTGTGTAAGTTCCTATTTCTAAAATAGTTTTTGGTGCAGTTAATTTTGCAATCATCGATAAAATTCTACCTTGAAAAGCACCACTTAACATTCTTGGGTTTAAAACCTTTTGCCAAGTTTCTCTACTTAATTCTTGTAAAATTTTTGGTTCTTGTTGCGAGTGCTCCACAACATATTGATCAATATTTTCTGGTAAAAAATGCATACTTTTTATTTTGAAAAGAGAAATCCAAAAATACAAAAACGGAATCTATATCGCTATAAATTCCGTTTCAATATCACAAAAAATCAAAAATTGTAAGGTAGCAAGCTACAAAAACTTTAGCCCTTTATTTTATTGAATTCTATTGCTAATTTTTCTTTATCCGTTTTTGATAAACAATTTTTATGTTGTTTGCAATGGGTTGCTTTCGTTCGGAATAACAGTGTCATTCTGTTATTTTGATTAGAATATAGTTTACAAATTTTACATTGTAAAAAATGCCAATTTAACTTCAACTTTTCTGCCAAGGTTGCCTCGTTATATTGGCTTTTGTCGCAAATTAGTGTAGCCTCATCACAAGAGATCATCCATTTTTTTAACATATTTCTTACGTATTAAACCAATTATCCTCCATACATTTTCTTAATTGCATTCTGGCTCTATGAATTATAACCCATAAATTGGACGCCGTTATGTTTAACTCCTTACAAATTTCTTCAGTTTCAAATTCTTGAATGGTTTTCATTTTAAAAACCATGGCATATTTCTCTGGTAAATAATCAAGACAAACATCTAACTGACTCTTTAATTCTTCGTTTTCTATGAGTTTTTCAGAGGCATTATCCCAACTTTGTGGCACCCGTTCTTCAATCCAACTACCTTCATTTTTGCCATCATTATAAAAATTCATTCTAACTTCTGCTTGCCCTTTTTTAGAATTTATTTTTCTATAATGATCAATCACTTTTCTTTTTAAGATAGCAATTAACCACGTTCTTTCAGACGCTTTTCCTTGAAAATTTTTAGCAGATTTTAACCCAGCAAAAAAAGTTTCTTGCACCAAATCTTTGGCTATATCTTCATTATTTACCCGAATAACAGCATAATTAAACAAATAATCTGCATATTTATCGATCCAAATATCTGGATTTAAAACGTTTTTTTCTTGAGACATTTAAGATTTTAAAAGAACCAAATATAATGTTATTTTTTCTCTTTTACTTGTTGGCAATTTTCTGTTCTTCTCATATCCACTAAAAAAATAATTTCCCATTTCCCATTGTTATTAAAAAGTTGAAAAGAATTAGCTCCACAATGGCTAAAATTACCGTTAAAATAAAACTCGTAGGGTGTCCAAACGGAGGCTAGATTTCCATCAATTTTAATATCAAAAGAAAGCAATTTTTCTAAATAAATATCTGTTGGCTTTTTATTTGCTATCGATGTAAGAAGCGCTTCTTTTGATTCTGTTTGTAAAACATTCTTTCCTTGCTTATTTGTTGAGGTTGTTTGAATTTTAATATTTTTATGCAATGTGCTCTTCATTAAGGTACTATCGCCTTTGTGCAAACCCTTAAAAAAAATTTCGATGACACTTTTAATCTCTTTTTCTTGCAGGTTTTCTTGATGGTTTTCTTGCAGATTTTCTTGAGCTAACATATTCATAGAAACTATGAAAATGAAAAATA is a window of Polaribacter litorisediminis DNA encoding:
- a CDS encoding Sec-independent protein translocase subunit TatA/TatB, with translation MNVYFLFIGGPEIFVIMLIVVMVFGADKIPDIARGLGKGIRQVKDATNDIKREINDSSKEHGLDNSIGKDIKKEIDSVKENIDDLTGPIKRQL
- a CDS encoding O-methyltransferase, whose protein sequence is MHFLPENIDQYVVEHSQQEPKILQELSRETWQKVLNPRMLSGAFQGRILSMIAKLTAPKTILEIGTYTGYSALCFAEGLASKGKIITIDKNEELETLQNKYFEKSGFRHQIEQKVGNALEIIPTIKEKFDLVFIDADKSNYVNYFHLIIDKMNPGGIILSDNVLWSGKVVEELNPKDLDTKVLLAYNKLLNTDDRIETVLLPIRDGLTISRVK
- a CDS encoding sigma-70 family RNA polymerase sigma factor, encoding MSQEKNVLNPDIWIDKYADYLFNYAVIRVNNEDIAKDLVQETFFAGLKSAKNFQGKASERTWLIAILKRKVIDHYRKINSKKGQAEVRMNFYNDGKNEGSWIEERVPQSWDNASEKLIENEELKSQLDVCLDYLPEKYAMVFKMKTIQEFETEEICKELNITASNLWVIIHRARMQLRKCMEDNWFNT
- a CDS encoding nuclear transport factor 2 family protein, which encodes MLKNALIFFIFIVSMNMLAQENLQENHQENLQEKEIKSVIEIFFKGLHKGDSTLMKSTLHKNIKIQTTSTNKQGKNVLQTESKEALLTSIANKKPTDIYLEKLLSFDIKIDGNLASVWTPYEFYFNGNFSHCGANSFQLFNNNGKWEIIFLVDMRRTENCQQVKEKK